Proteins encoded by one window of Chromobacterium violaceum ATCC 12472:
- the phoB gene encoding phosphate regulon transcriptional regulator PhoB: MAANILLVEDEPAIQELIAFNLAQAGHHVLRAGTAEAALTLVRNALPDLVLLDWMLPGASGIDVAKRLRADERTRHIPIIMLTARSDEQDKVAGLETGADDYITKPFSPRELLARIKAVLRRRAPQMTDDAVDVQGLRLDPVTHRVTGNGSVIELGPTEFRLLHFFMTHPERVHSRAQLLDQVWGDHVFVEERTVDVHIRRLRSALEGTQHDGLIQTVRGTGYRFSVQQ, encoded by the coding sequence ATGGCCGCCAATATTCTGCTTGTCGAAGACGAACCGGCGATTCAGGAGCTGATCGCCTTCAACCTGGCCCAGGCCGGCCACCATGTGCTGCGCGCCGGCACCGCGGAAGCGGCGCTGACGCTGGTGAGGAACGCCTTGCCCGATCTGGTGCTGCTGGACTGGATGCTCCCCGGCGCCAGCGGCATCGACGTCGCCAAGCGCCTGCGCGCCGACGAGCGGACCCGCCACATCCCCATCATCATGCTGACTGCCCGTTCCGACGAGCAGGACAAGGTCGCCGGCCTGGAGACCGGCGCCGACGACTACATCACCAAGCCGTTCTCGCCGCGCGAGCTCCTGGCCCGCATCAAGGCGGTGCTGCGCCGCCGCGCGCCGCAGATGACCGACGACGCGGTCGACGTGCAGGGCCTGCGGCTGGACCCGGTGACCCACCGCGTCACCGGCAACGGCAGCGTGATCGAGCTCGGCCCCACCGAATTCCGCCTGCTGCACTTCTTCATGACCCATCCGGAGCGCGTCCACTCCCGCGCCCAGCTGCTCGACCAGGTGTGGGGCGACCACGTCTTCGTCGAGGAGCGCACCGTGGACGTGCATATCCGCCGCCTGCGCAGCGCGCTGGAAGGCACGCAGCACGACGGTCTGATCCAGACCGTGCGCGGCACCGGCTACCGCTTCTCCGTCCAGCAGTAA
- the phoR gene encoding phosphate regulon sensor histidine kinase PhoR, translating to MRELLQRTALWLAAILIVSAGFWALSSATDALLVLTISLGVWLAFNLYHIALMLRWLRHPVPERVPDGFGVWHSVFMTLYRTMRNQSQSKKKLTHALERFINAGEAMPDGVVVLDEHDRIEWVNPMAVEHLGLDRKRDVGNQILNLIRQPAFHTYMKNASFSQPLTLSFSQPRELVISLQLVPFDSTRKLLLTRDITQLERVQTVHRDFVANVSHELRTPLTVVGGFLETLSDMPEVDERTLRQFLPMMMEQSRRMQSLVEDLLTLSRLENSPKAVNSELVDMRVMLDTLMVEAEGLSQGRHQVKLARCCDAGLWGSGQELHSAFGNLVSNAVRYTPEGGSITLSWQEEGEQLRFSVADTGIGIPREHIPRLTERFYRVDRGRSRGSGGTGLGLAIVKHVLARHHARLEIKSEPDKGSTFSVVFPRERRNDSQAA from the coding sequence ATGCGAGAACTCCTGCAACGCACCGCGCTGTGGCTGGCGGCCATCCTGATCGTCAGCGCCGGCTTCTGGGCGCTGTCGTCGGCGACCGACGCGCTGTTGGTGCTGACCATCTCGCTGGGCGTCTGGCTGGCCTTCAACCTCTACCACATCGCGCTGATGCTGCGCTGGCTGCGCCATCCGGTGCCCGAGCGGGTGCCGGACGGCTTCGGCGTCTGGCACTCGGTGTTCATGACCTTGTACCGTACCATGCGCAACCAGAGCCAGAGCAAGAAGAAGCTGACCCACGCGCTAGAGCGCTTCATCAACGCCGGCGAGGCGATGCCGGACGGCGTGGTGGTGCTGGACGAGCATGACCGCATCGAATGGGTGAACCCGATGGCGGTCGAGCATCTGGGCCTGGACCGCAAGCGCGATGTCGGCAACCAGATCCTCAACCTGATTCGCCAGCCGGCCTTCCACACCTATATGAAGAACGCCAGCTTCAGCCAGCCGCTGACGCTGAGCTTCAGCCAGCCGCGCGAACTGGTGATCTCGCTGCAGCTGGTGCCCTTCGACTCCACGCGCAAGCTGCTGCTGACCCGCGACATCACCCAGCTGGAGCGGGTGCAGACCGTGCACCGCGACTTCGTCGCCAACGTGTCGCACGAATTGCGCACGCCGCTGACCGTGGTCGGCGGCTTTCTGGAGACGCTGTCGGACATGCCCGAGGTGGACGAGCGCACGCTGCGCCAGTTCCTGCCGATGATGATGGAGCAGTCGCGGCGGATGCAGAGCCTGGTCGAGGATCTGTTGACGCTGTCGCGGCTGGAGAACAGCCCCAAGGCGGTCAATTCCGAGTTGGTGGACATGCGGGTGATGCTGGACACGCTGATGGTGGAGGCCGAGGGCCTGTCCCAGGGCCGGCACCAGGTCAAGCTGGCGCGCTGCTGCGACGCCGGGCTGTGGGGCAGCGGCCAGGAGCTGCACTCCGCGTTCGGCAACCTGGTGTCCAACGCGGTGCGCTATACGCCGGAGGGCGGCAGCATCACGCTGTCCTGGCAGGAGGAGGGCGAGCAGCTGCGCTTCTCCGTCGCCGACACCGGCATCGGCATTCCGCGCGAGCACATTCCTCGGCTGACCGAACGCTTCTACCGCGTCGACCGCGGCCGCTCCCGCGGCAGCGGCGGCACCGGGCTGGGACTGGCCATCGTCAAGCACGTGCTGGCGCGCCACCATGCCAGGCTGGAAATCAAGAGCGAGCCGGACAAGGGCAGCACCTTCAGCGTGGTGTTCCCGCGCGAGCGCCGCAACGACAGCCAGGCCGCCTGA
- the tal gene encoding transaldolase — protein sequence MNRLQAIRPFGQRIWLDNLSRELIASGELARLLADDGIAGVTSNPAIFYKAISSDASYQGELAVLKQDASLSAEARYEKLVVADIQAACDLLLPQYEASQGNDGYVSLEVSPELSRDEAGTLAAARRLWAEIGRANAMIKIPATAEGIRAFQALTREGVNVNITLLFSLPQVEAVWDAYIAGLSARLADGQPVAGVKAVASFFLSRVDSLLDPQVAEPHQGKVAIALSKAAYARYQERFHGEAFAKLRAAGARPQFLLWASTGTKNPAYRDVLYVESLIGDETVNTVPDATMAAFRDHGEAALTLPVDMDAAQALLAEVEATGIDLAAAGEKLQQDGLKLFEDAFAQLLKLTA from the coding sequence ATGAACCGTTTGCAAGCCATCCGTCCCTTCGGCCAGCGCATCTGGCTGGACAACCTGTCCCGTGAACTGATCGCCTCCGGCGAGCTGGCCCGCCTGCTGGCCGACGACGGCATTGCCGGCGTGACCTCCAATCCGGCCATCTTCTATAAGGCGATCAGCTCCGACGCCAGCTACCAGGGCGAATTGGCCGTGCTGAAGCAAGACGCTTCGCTGTCCGCCGAGGCGCGTTACGAGAAGCTGGTGGTGGCGGACATCCAGGCCGCCTGCGACCTGTTGCTGCCGCAGTACGAAGCCAGCCAGGGCAACGACGGCTACGTCAGCCTGGAGGTGTCGCCGGAACTGTCGCGCGACGAGGCCGGCACCCTGGCCGCCGCCCGCCGGCTGTGGGCCGAGATCGGCCGCGCCAACGCGATGATCAAGATCCCCGCCACCGCCGAAGGCATCCGCGCCTTCCAGGCGCTGACCCGCGAAGGCGTCAACGTCAACATCACGCTGCTGTTCTCGCTGCCGCAAGTGGAGGCGGTGTGGGATGCCTACATTGCCGGCCTGTCCGCGCGCCTGGCCGACGGCCAGCCGGTGGCCGGCGTCAAGGCGGTGGCCAGCTTCTTCCTGTCGCGAGTAGACAGCCTGCTGGATCCGCAAGTGGCCGAGCCGCACCAGGGCAAGGTGGCGATCGCGCTGTCCAAAGCCGCTTACGCGCGCTATCAGGAGCGCTTCCATGGCGAGGCGTTCGCCAAGCTGCGCGCCGCCGGCGCCCGTCCGCAGTTCCTGCTGTGGGCGTCCACCGGCACCAAGAACCCGGCTTACCGCGACGTGCTGTACGTGGAGAGCCTGATCGGCGACGAAACCGTCAACACCGTGCCGGACGCGACCATGGCCGCCTTCCGCGATCATGGCGAGGCCGCGCTGACGCTGCCTGTGGACATGGACGCGGCCCAGGCGCTGCTGGCCGAAGTGGAGGCCACCGGCATCGACCTGGCCGCCGCCGGCGAGAAACTGCAGCAGGACGGCCTGAAACTGTTCGAAGACGCTTTCGCCCAGCTGTTGAAGCTGACCGCCTGA
- a CDS encoding hemerythrin domain-containing protein, with protein sequence MLTLDTLGKAGAAPSFEQPLEMLQACHDKIRRFCDQLDKLPPYIEEHGVDEAARNTIDDVVRYFDVAGPAHHTDEEEELFPLIDERVPTASSRLEQLSAEHGYLHSCWNAIRDDLVALRDGRIKQISRNELQEFARQYREHAAAEEAWLFPTAASALSPEELRQAGANMARRRQDA encoded by the coding sequence ATGCTCACACTCGACACCCTGGGCAAAGCCGGCGCCGCGCCCAGCTTCGAACAACCGCTGGAAATGCTGCAGGCCTGTCACGACAAGATCCGCCGCTTTTGCGATCAGCTGGACAAGCTGCCCCCCTACATCGAGGAGCACGGCGTCGACGAGGCGGCGCGCAATACCATAGACGACGTAGTGCGCTACTTCGACGTCGCCGGCCCCGCCCATCATACGGATGAGGAAGAGGAACTGTTCCCGCTGATCGATGAACGCGTCCCCACCGCCTCTTCCCGGCTGGAGCAGCTGTCGGCCGAACATGGCTACCTGCACTCCTGCTGGAACGCCATCCGCGACGATCTGGTCGCGCTGCGCGACGGCCGCATCAAGCAGATCAGCCGCAACGAGCTGCAGGAGTTCGCCCGCCAGTACCGCGAGCACGCGGCCGCCGAAGAGGCCTGGCTGTTCCCCACCGCCGCCAGCGCGCTGAGCCCGGAAGAGCTGCGCCAGGCAGGCGCCAACATGGCCCGGCGCCGCCAGGACGCCTGA